The window CCTTCACAATATCCTTCCGCATCTCCAACTCATTCTGCTTCAACTCCGCATCCATAGCCAAAACCGGCAATCCCCACTTGTCCTTACGCTCCTTATCCAGATAGATCCTATTATCATGATAGGGCAGCACTTCCCCAAAACCTGTTGCCCCAATTGTCCAATGCCCGGGCTCACTAAGCGCCTCCTTAAGTTCTTCCCCTATAGACAATTCCGCAACCTCACGGGACCATCCTGTCCGGCTCGCTGACCCCTGGTAACCAAATCCACGCAGGTAGTTGCGCTTATCGTCTCCCAGGTTAACAAACCTCGGGATATAGAAACCATTGGCCCTGCGGCCAAAATAGTACTTGTCTTCATAACCTTCAACCCTTCCACTGGCTCCAAGGTTATAGTGATGGTCCATCACATTATGCCCCAATTCCCCGGAACTGCTACCCAAACCTCCCGGCCAGATATCCGTTGCCGAATTGAACAGGACCCAGGTAGAATTCAGGGCTGAAGCACAAAGGAATACTATCCTGGATTGATAGGTATAGGTCTGGTTGTTCTCTGTATCCAAAACCTCTACCCCAGTGGCTTTTTTGGTATCCTTATCGTACAAGACCCTGGTAACAATGGAAAATGGCCTGACTGTCAGGTTCCCCGTTGCCTGTGCAGCTGGCAAGGTTGAGGACTGGGTGCTGAAATACCCCCCAAATGGGCAACCTTCCCAACACCTGTTCCGAAACTGGCACTTGTTCCTTCCGGGTATGGGTGCAGTAAGGTTTGCCACCCTTCCTATGATCAGATGCCTGTTCTGCTTATAATGCTCCCTGATCCTTGCAGCTACATCCTTCTCTACACAGTTCAGGTCCATGGGTGGCAGGAACTGCCCATCAGGCAAATGGGGGATCCCCTCCTTCGATCCACTTATCCCGGCAAAACGCTCCACATGGTCATACCAGGATGCAATATCCTGGTACCTTATGGGCCAGTCAACACCATGGCCATCTCTCTCATTGGCCTCGAAGTCCATTTCACTCCAACGGTAACTTTGCCTACCCCACAAAATGGACCTCCCGCCCAGTTGATAACTGCGCCACCAGGTAAATGGCTTCACCTCTGTATAGGGACAATCCTTCTCATTCACCCAATAATCCATTACCGCTTCACTCAGCGCCCACCCCCTGGCAATAACAGGGTACGCCTCCCTGGTTGCTGCCGGAACGGTTCCCCTATGCGGCAGTTCCCATGGATGCAGGTTGGCTGTCTTATAATCCTTGATATGCTCAAAGTTCCTACCCCTTTCCAACATCAACACCTTCAGGCCCTTTTCGCAAAGTTCCTTGGCAGCCCAACCACCACTGATACCACTGCCGACAACAATGGCATCATAGGTATGCTGTTGACCAGCTTTGTTGTTTATATGTACTGAGCTAGAATCCCCTGGCATACCCGGATATTATAGGTTTCCTTTTTTAAGTTCACTAACCGCATAGTCAGCCGCCCTGGCAGTTAAGGCCATATAAGTCAGGGATGGGTTCACACAAGCGCCTGATGTCATACAAGCGCCATCAGTCACAAAAACGTTCTTGGCATCCCATACCTGGTTCCATCCGTTCAACACAGAAGTCTTGGGGTCACGGCCCATCCTTGCTGTACCCATCTCATGGATACCGCGGCCCATGGTGCCATCGCCATTCCTTCCTTTTACATTTTTCACCCCTGCTGCTTCCAGCATTTCTACTGCATCATTGATCATGTCTTCACGCATCTTCTTCTCATTATCCTTCAACTCGCAATCAATAGCCAGTACATTCAAGCCCCATTTATCAGTACGTGTCTTGTCCAGCGTCACCTTATTCTCATGGTAAGGCAGGATCTCACCGAAGCCGCCCATACCAACTGTCCATACACCCGGCTCGGTCAATGCCTCTTTCAACTCCTCCCCTATGCTCAGTTCTGCGATATCACGGCTCCAACCCTGACGGCTGGCACTTCCCTGGTAACCAAAGCCACGTACATAGCCACGACCCTCATCCCCATTCAGGTTGCGGAACCTCGGGATGTAGAACCCATTAGGACGGCGACCGAAGTAGTACTTATCCTCATATCCTTCGAATACACCGCCGGCACCAACGCCGAGATGGTGGTCCATCAGGTTATGACCCAGTTCACCGCTGCTGCTTCCCAGTCCCTCAGGCCAGATATCCGTTGCCGAATTCATCAGGATCCAGGTACTGTTCAACGCCGACGCATTCAGGAATACGATCTTGGCATAATACTCATAGGTCTTGTTGGTCTCTGCATCCAGCACCTCAACTCCCTTTGCCTTCTTGGTATCCTTATCGTAAATCACCTTGGTAACAATAGAGTATGGACGAAGGGTCAGGTTACCTGTTGCCATGGCAGCAGGTAAGGTGGCCGACTGCGTGCTGAAATAAGCACCAAACGGACAACCCAGCCAGCACTTATTGCGGTATTGACAATTCGTACGGTTGTTGTGTGGAGCAGTGAGGTTAGCACTTCGGCCAATGATCATTCGGCGCGCATCATTATAATGCTTACGGATCCTTGCCGCTACATCCTTTTCAACGCAATTCAATTCCATTGCCGGAAGGAAATCGCCATCTGGTAATTGCGGTAATCCTTCCTTGGAACCATTTACCCCAGCAAACTTCTCTGCATAACTATACCATGGGGCTATATCCTTGTAACGGATGGGCCAGTCTACACCATGGCCATCCTTGAGGTTCGCTTCAAAATCAAGGTCACTGAATCGATAACTCTGCCTTCCCCATGTTAAGGAGCGTCCGCCTACCTGGTATCCCCTGAACCAATCAAAACGCTTGATCTCAGTATATGGGCAATCCTTTTCATTCACCCAAAAATCAAGGTTGGTTTCATTCAACGGATAATCCCTTTTGAGAACTGGATAATTGGCGATCATTTCCTGTGTACGTCCTCCCCTGTGTGCGAATTCCCAGGGATGCTTGTTGGCATTCACATAGTCCTTGATATGTTCAATGTTCCTGCCACGCTCCAGCATGATCACTTTCAAACCTTTTTCTGTCAGTTCTTTTGCGGCCCATCCTCCGCTGATACCAGAGCCTACTACAATTGCATCATAAGTATTCTGCGCCATATGCGTTGATATTATTTATTTGCCTTTTACTGTTTTTAATGAACTTCCTCTCTGCGGCAACCCTTTATTGGAAGCGAATTGCCCGTTGCCTGTTCAGGCATTAAACATCACATGTTTCTATCGCTTTCCTTAGCGAAGCACGTTTATCCGCTCCCTTAGGGATGAACTCCTGTGCCACATAGCCCTTGAAACCCGTAGCGATAATAGCCCTCATGATAGCCGGGTAGTAAAGTTCCTGCTGATCGTCAATCTCATTCCTGCCGGGCACCCCCGCGGTATGGTAATGGCCATAATATTGGTGATTGGCCCTAATGGTCCGGATCACATCGCCTTCATCGATCTGCATATGGTAAATATCATACAGCAGTTTGAAATTGGCTGATCCTAAACGTTTGCAAAGCTCTACCCCCCAGGTTGACTTATCACACATATAATCCTTGTGGTCGACCTTACTGTTGAGCAATTCCATATGGAGGACTACACCATGCTTTTCTGCAAGGGGTAAGACCTGCTGCAATCCCTTCACACAATTGGTAAGACCTGTTTCATCGTCCATACCATTACGGTTTCCACTAAAACAGATCAGGTTCTTGTAGCCAGCTTTGGATACCAGGGGAATCATTTCTGAATAATTCTTTACCAGCGTTGAATGGTATTGCGGATCATTGAATCCATTTACAAGATTGATCTCAGCCCCATTGCACATGGAAGAATCCAATCCATACCGCTTCAGTACCTCCCACTCCTTCGGACCTACGAGGTCAATGGCCTTGATCCCGATCTCATTGGCCAGGACACAAAGCTCATCCAACTTAAGGTGACCATAGGTCCACCTGCAAACGGAATGATTGATATTTCCCTTAAGTTGTAGCTGCCCGCCTGGTTGGCTGCAGGCAGCAAGGCTGCCTACAGGGCTTAATACCACTCCCGTAGCTGCCGCAACAATTGTCTTGATCGAGTTTCTCCTGGAAGAATGATTTTTCATATTTCTTATGCCCCTGCTTTCAACACTTCAGCTTTCTTGTTTCTCATATAGAACACCAATCCTGAAAAAGCAATGACCAGGATAATGGGGATTACTGCAGTGGCCTTTAACACCTCAGGACCTGCTGTCAACTGGGCCGCGGCATATTGGGCTGCTTCAGTTGAGCCAGCAGCAGCTGACCTGAAAGTATCAAGGGATGCCCCTTCCGGAAGCTGCTTCAACAATAACCTATCGTAAAAACCACCCATGAAAAGCGTATAGATGGAAACAGCAAACATACCGGCGCCCCCCATCAGGTTAAGGCCAAGTGCCCCTGAACGGGGAATATTCTCAGCTACAAACCCCAGCATGGTTGGCCAGAAGTAACATACACCGATCCCGAATACCAGGGCAGCGAAATAGAGGGAATTACCACTCATGGTGCTGAGCATATACATTCCCAATGCCGCCATAACAGCAGACATCAGCAGTACCCCCTGTGGAGAGAAACGGTGTACAACGGGCTCTGCCAGACCACGGCCAACAACCATTACACCGGTGGTAATGGTCAGGATGAGGATGGGGTTATCCGTAACATTATTCAGCAACACACCAACCCATTGGCCGGTGAATAATTCAGTTATGGCTGTACCAAACATGCAGATAAACATGAAAAGGAACAGGGGTGAAAGAACAGAACGGTACATTTCACCAGTACTAACGCCAGACGCCACCCGCTCAGTAACGGGGAAGTCTAACCGATAAAACAGGTAACCGTAGATCAATGTTGGGATGATCATCATTCCCACCTGGGTCTGCCATCCGATACCCATTTTATCAAAGAAGAATACAATAAGTGTCCCAATAACAATTCCACCGGGGAACCATAAATGGAAATGGTTCAGCTTGGTGGTCTTGTTTTCTGCATATATGGTAGCCACCAATGGATTACATGCTGCTTCAACAGTTCCATTGGCAATACCTATAAGTAAAGTAGAAAGGAAGAGCGACCAATACCCCGTTGCAGTAACGGTCAATACAATGCCAGCCAGGTGGCAGATGAATGCGATCAGCAGTAACTTTTTCATACCTATCACATCCACGATCATCCCTCCGATTACCACTGCAAGCGGGAAGCCCCAGAATGCGGTTGCTGCAATGGAAGCGAGTTGGGATGCGTCAAGATGAAAGTCTACTCCTAGCCTGTTGAGGATTCCGGCACGGATACCAAAAGAAAGGGAGGTCACTAACAGGGCCAGACAACTGGCCACGAAAAGTTGGTTTCGGTTGATGTTGGCTTGCATATCGAATGTTTGCTATTCAGAGCGGTTATAAATTTATGGTATTCACCAATATGGTTTCCAGAATATTTTCAACTTTTTCAAAAAATGAGGACGAACGGTTGATAGTATTATACTATTTTATCGTTTTCTTTAACTATCTGATCAATTTCGCACCCTCCATGAATTTAATCAATGCATTTCGCCAATTAATAAAATAAGGCTCTAATTTTATTGGCCTGATACTTACCAAAACGTACACAAATTCTAACGATGGGCGATTTTCAAGTTAAGAAGCAGTCTAAAAATTATGACGCTGTAATTGTAGGTTCTGGTGCAGGTGGCGGTATGGCTGCCTATATCCTATCCAAGGCTGGCCTAAAGGTTTGCCTTATTGAAGCAGGGCCTATGTATGATCCCGCCAAGAATGTTACCCAGTTAAAGAACCCCTGGGATTCCCCGAGAAGGGGGGCAAGTACCAAATTCAGGCCTTTTGGCGATTTCGACGCCTGCTATTGGGGTTGGGAAATTGACGGGGAACCCTACACCAGGGCTGAAGGCACCCAATGGGATTGGTGGAGGGCAAGGATGCTGGGAGGCCGCACCAACCACTGGGGAAGGATCTCCCTTCGTTTTGGTCCCAAAGATTTCAAGCGCAGGAGCATTGACGGGCTAGGTGATGACTGGCCAATCAGTTACGATGACATTAAACCATTCTACGATAGGGTGGACCAACTCATAGGTGTCTTTGGTACCAATGAAGGGTTGGAAAATGACCCGGATGGTATCTTCCTTCCTCCTCCTAAGCCAAGGTTGCATGAGTTGTTTATCAAGAATGCCGCCACAAGGGCCGGGGTGAAAGTCATTCCTTCAAGGTTATCCATTCTCACCAAGAAAATAAACGATAGCCGCGGGGCTTGTTTTTTCTGCTCGCAATGCGGAAGGGGTTGCCAGGTATATGGTGACTTTTCTTCTTCTTCTGTGCTGGTCAAACCTGCCATTGCTACAGGTAATATTGATGTCATCCCCAATGCCATGGCAAGGGAAGTGTTAACTGACAAGGAAGGTCTGGCCACCGGCATTTCCTATGTGAATAAGGAGGACCTGCAGGAGTACCAGGTAAATGGTAAAGTAGTTATCCTGGCTGCCAGTGCCTGTGAAAGCTCCAGACTGTTGCTCAACTCAAAATCGGCTCGCCACCCCAATGGACTGGCCAATTCCAGCGATGTTGTGGGCAAATACCTACATGATTCAACCGGTGCGGCACTGGGCGGTGTGCTACCCCAACTATTTGACCGTAAACGTTACAACGAGGACGGTGTAGGTGGTATGCATATTTATTCCCCCTGGTGGCTCGATAATAAAAAGCTGGACTTCCCCAGGGGCTACCATATCGAATATTGGGGAGGAATGAGCCAGCCTGCATATGGCTTTGGTTGGGGTATAGAGAACATGAATGGAAAGTTCGTGGTAAAAGGACAGCAGAA is drawn from Flavihumibacter rivuli and contains these coding sequences:
- a CDS encoding GMC oxidoreductase, with the translated sequence MAQNTYDAIVVGSGISGGWAAKELTEKGLKVIMLERGRNIEHIKDYVNANKHPWEFAHRGGRTQEMIANYPVLKRDYPLNETNLDFWVNEKDCPYTEIKRFDWFRGYQVGGRSLTWGRQSYRFSDLDFEANLKDGHGVDWPIRYKDIAPWYSYAEKFAGVNGSKEGLPQLPDGDFLPAMELNCVEKDVAARIRKHYNDARRMIIGRSANLTAPHNNRTNCQYRNKCWLGCPFGAYFSTQSATLPAAMATGNLTLRPYSIVTKVIYDKDTKKAKGVEVLDAETNKTYEYYAKIVFLNASALNSTWILMNSATDIWPEGLGSSSGELGHNLMDHHLGVGAGGVFEGYEDKYYFGRRPNGFYIPRFRNLNGDEGRGYVRGFGYQGSASRQGWSRDIAELSIGEELKEALTEPGVWTVGMGGFGEILPYHENKVTLDKTRTDKWGLNVLAIDCELKDNEKKMREDMINDAVEMLEAAGVKNVKGRNGDGTMGRGIHEMGTARMGRDPKTSVLNGWNQVWDAKNVFVTDGACMTSGACVNPSLTYMALTARAADYAVSELKKGNL
- a CDS encoding GMC oxidoreductase, which gives rise to MPGDSSSVHINNKAGQQHTYDAIVVGSGISGGWAAKELCEKGLKVLMLERGRNFEHIKDYKTANLHPWELPHRGTVPAATREAYPVIARGWALSEAVMDYWVNEKDCPYTEVKPFTWWRSYQLGGRSILWGRQSYRWSEMDFEANERDGHGVDWPIRYQDIASWYDHVERFAGISGSKEGIPHLPDGQFLPPMDLNCVEKDVAARIREHYKQNRHLIIGRVANLTAPIPGRNKCQFRNRCWEGCPFGGYFSTQSSTLPAAQATGNLTVRPFSIVTRVLYDKDTKKATGVEVLDTENNQTYTYQSRIVFLCASALNSTWVLFNSATDIWPGGLGSSSGELGHNVMDHHYNLGASGRVEGYEDKYYFGRRANGFYIPRFVNLGDDKRNYLRGFGYQGSASRTGWSREVAELSIGEELKEALSEPGHWTIGATGFGEVLPYHDNRIYLDKERKDKWGLPVLAMDAELKQNELEMRKDIVKEMANMLEIAGVKDVRTYDRGHAMGHGIHEMGTARMGKDPKTSVLNKWNQVWDARNVFVTDGACMTSSACQNPSLTYMALTARAASYAVDELKKGNL
- a CDS encoding hydroxypyruvate isomerase family protein — translated: MKNHSSRRNSIKTIVAAATGVVLSPVGSLAACSQPGGQLQLKGNINHSVCRWTYGHLKLDELCVLANEIGIKAIDLVGPKEWEVLKRYGLDSSMCNGAEINLVNGFNDPQYHSTLVKNYSEMIPLVSKAGYKNLICFSGNRNGMDDETGLTNCVKGLQQVLPLAEKHGVVLHMELLNSKVDHKDYMCDKSTWGVELCKRLGSANFKLLYDIYHMQIDEGDVIRTIRANHQYYGHYHTAGVPGRNEIDDQQELYYPAIMRAIIATGFKGYVAQEFIPKGADKRASLRKAIETCDV
- a CDS encoding MFS transporter; its protein translation is MQANINRNQLFVASCLALLVTSLSFGIRAGILNRLGVDFHLDASQLASIAATAFWGFPLAVVIGGMIVDVIGMKKLLLIAFICHLAGIVLTVTATGYWSLFLSTLLIGIANGTVEAACNPLVATIYAENKTTKLNHFHLWFPGGIVIGTLIVFFFDKMGIGWQTQVGMMIIPTLIYGYLFYRLDFPVTERVASGVSTGEMYRSVLSPLFLFMFICMFGTAITELFTGQWVGVLLNNVTDNPILILTITTGVMVVGRGLAEPVVHRFSPQGVLLMSAVMAALGMYMLSTMSGNSLYFAALVFGIGVCYFWPTMLGFVAENIPRSGALGLNLMGGAGMFAVSIYTLFMGGFYDRLLLKQLPEGASLDTFRSAAAGSTEAAQYAAAQLTAGPEVLKATAVIPIILVIAFSGLVFYMRNKKAEVLKAGA
- a CDS encoding GMC family oxidoreductase, translated to MGDFQVKKQSKNYDAVIVGSGAGGGMAAYILSKAGLKVCLIEAGPMYDPAKNVTQLKNPWDSPRRGASTKFRPFGDFDACYWGWEIDGEPYTRAEGTQWDWWRARMLGGRTNHWGRISLRFGPKDFKRRSIDGLGDDWPISYDDIKPFYDRVDQLIGVFGTNEGLENDPDGIFLPPPKPRLHELFIKNAATRAGVKVIPSRLSILTKKINDSRGACFFCSQCGRGCQVYGDFSSSSVLVKPAIATGNIDVIPNAMAREVLTDKEGLATGISYVNKEDLQEYQVNGKVVILAASACESSRLLLNSKSARHPNGLANSSDVVGKYLHDSTGAALGGVLPQLFDRKRYNEDGVGGMHIYSPWWLDNKKLDFPRGYHIEYWGGMSQPAYGFGWGIENMNGKFVVKGQQKEAGGYGKSLKEDYRYFYGAGVGMAGRGEAIPRKDNYCEIDPNVVDQYGIPVLRFNVKWSDYEIKQARHMKETFKEIMHEMGAIITWGGDDGPENNYGLEAPGKIIHEAGTARMGNDPKSSALNKWNQANDCKNLFVVDGAPFVSQADKNITWTILALSMRASEYIIDQLKKQNI